The following coding sequences are from one Coffea arabica cultivar ET-39 chromosome 11e, Coffea Arabica ET-39 HiFi, whole genome shotgun sequence window:
- the LOC113719609 gene encoding long-chain-alcohol oxidase FAO1-like, producing the protein MERDQCHPLLREGRRETKYSHGFSSSELEALTGMCEAFIPPLPLNNSPEIVGKDGKTKEAIQSFYKSSGAQYPNPDEVAELVVKRGFLEAVILVRILLIILSTRLGTLLLCGALCFGKNWPYINKFSDIPVEDREKVIQKWLKHRFLTPIRLSFVLIKFLCLYAFFTQVWEDLKNPAWEAMDYQVDNRKDSSTTPHEKPLMKGMVETTHETESTIVSSLVQKGLRVAEDPKEKLYKIKCDVVIVGSGCGGGVAAAVLAKSGQKVVVIEKGNYFTKTDYSSLEGPSMNELYESGGILATLDGKMLMLAGSTVGGGSAVNWSACLKTPMSVLQEWAKDCQIPLFTSSQYISAMDTVSQRIGVTEKCSEEGFQNQILRQGCEKLGLGVESVPRNSSENHYCGSCNYGCRTGDKKGTDSTWLVDAVACGAVIITGCKADKFVLEKNKYGRSRKSKCLGVIAKCLNGDITNRICIEAKGTISACGSLLTPPLMISSGLTNQHIGRNLHLHPVLMAWGYFPESDSVLKGKIYEGGIITSVHKVGSDDSSVRALIESPALGPGSFAALRPWESGLETKKRILKYARTAHLFSMIRDRGSGEVRAEGRISYTFDATDRENITAGLRQALMILVAAGAVEVGTLQSNGQKFKCKGTSERELEEFLDEVTAAEGPKSLVQNWTTYFSAHQMGSCRMGQSEKVSAVDENGESWEAEDLFVCDASVLPGAAGVNPMITIQSTAFCLSNKIAEILKERKFSD; encoded by the exons atgGAAAGAGATCAGTGCCATCCTCTGCTGAGGGAAGGGAGAAGAGAAACAAAATACAGCCATGGTTTTTCTTCATCCGAATTGGAAGCTTTAACTGGCATGTGTGAGGCTTTTATACCACCTTTGCCGTTGAATAATTCTCCAGAGATCGTTGGGAAAGATGGCAAAACTAAAGAAGCTATTCAGTCTTTTTACAAATCTTCAGGCGCTCAGTACCCAAACCCTGATGAG GTTGCTGAACTTGTAGTGAAGAGAGGATTTCTGGAGGCTGTGATCTTGGTAAGAATCCTGTTGATAATTCTTTCAACAAGGTTGGGGACTCTGTTGCTATGTGGGGCCCtgtgttttggtaaaaattggCCGTACATCAACAAGTTTTCAGACATCCCAGTTGAAGACAGAGAGAAAGTTATCCAGAAATGGCTCAAGCATCGGTTCCTTACTCCCATCAGGCTGTCATTTGTACTTATCAAGTTCTTGTGTCTTTACGCCTTCTTCACTCAG GTATGGGAAGATTTAAAAAATCCAGCATGGGAAGCCATGGACTATCAGGTGGATAATCGCAAGGACTCATCAACTACGCCACATGAGAAACCTCTAATGAAAGGGATGGTAGAGACCACACATGAAACTGAGTCAACTATCGTCAGCTCCCTAGTCCAGAAAGGCCTCAGAGTCGCAGAAGATCCTAAAGAGAAGCTCTACAAGATCAAATGTGATGTAGTAATAGTTGGTTCAGGGTGTGGTGGAGGAGTTGCAGCTGCTGTTCTCGCAAAATCTGGTCAGAAAGTAGTTGTCATTGAGAAAGGAAATTATTTCACTAAGACAGACTACTCTTCCCTAGAAGGACCCTCCATGAATGAATTATATGAATCAGGAGGAATCCTTGCAACGCTGGATGGAAAGATGTTGATGCTAGCAGGATCAACAGTAGGGGGTGGCTCTGCTGTTAATTGGTCAGCTTGCCTCAAAACACCTATGTCTGTGCTCCAGGAATGGGCCAAGGATTGCCAAATTCCGCTTTTCACAAGTTCCCAATATATATCTGCCATGGATACAGTCTCTCAAAGAATTGGTGTTACAGAGAAATGTAGCGAAGAGGGGTTCCAGAACCAGATCCTCCGTCAAGGTTGCGAAAAGCTTGGGCTTGGAGTTGAATCTGTACCAAGGAACTCCTCAGAAAACCATTACTGTGGTTCTTGTAACTATGGTTGTAGAACAGGAGATAAAAAAGGAACTGATTCAACTTGGCTGGTAGATGCTGTGGCTTGTGGTGCAGTGATTATAACAGGATGCAAAGCTGATAAGTTTGTACTCGAAAAGAATAAATATGGGAGATCGAGAAAGAGTAAATGTTTGGGAGTGATTGCTAAGTGTTTGAATGGAGATATCACAAACAGAATATGCATTGAAGCTAAAGGGACAATCTCAGCATGTGGATCTCTTCTGACTCCTCCTCTAATGATCTCTAGTGGTCTGACGAATCAACATATTGGAAGGAACCTTCATCTACATCCAGTATTAATGGCTTGGGGATACTTTCCAGAGTCCGATTCAGTGCTCAAGGGAAAAATCTACGAGGGAGGCATAATCACCTCTGTCCATAAAGTGGGATCAGATGATTCCAGTGTAAGAGCCCTTATAGAATCTCCTGCTTTAGGACCAGGATCATTTGCAGCATTACGCCCTTGGGAATCCGGGcttgaaacaaagaaaaggatACTGAAGTATGCCAGAACAGCTCATTTATTTTCGATGATTAGAGACAGAGGATCAGGAGAAGTCAGGGCAGAGGGAAGGATAAGCTACACTTTCGATGCAACAGACAGAGAGAACATCACAGCAGGGTTGCGTCAAGCATTGATGATTTTGGTAGCAGCAGGAGCTGTTGAAGTAGGTACACTTCAGAGCAATGGACAGAAATTCAAATGCAAGGGTACTAGTGAAAGAGAGTTAGAAGAGTTTCTTGATGAAGTGACAGCAGCAGAGGGACCAAAATCTTTAGTACAGAATTGGACAACATATTTTTCTGCTCACCAAATGGGGAGTTGCAGAATGGGGCAGAGTGAAAAAGTCAGTGCTGTGGATGAGAATGGAGAGAGTTGGGAGGCAGAAGATCTATTTGTTTGTGATGCTAGTGTTCTGCCCGGTGCTGCTGGTGTCAATCCAATGATCACTATCCAGTCAACAGCATTTTGCCTCTCGAATAAGATAGCAGAGATTTTGAAAGAACGAAAGTTCTCAGATTGA